In a genomic window of Melitaea cinxia chromosome 2, ilMelCinx1.1, whole genome shotgun sequence:
- the LOC123665451 gene encoding zinc finger protein GLIS3-like, with amino-acid sequence MLVFPQMRPQICDERCRVTKWIQAERFAPYFARTNVLPQLPLQDEDKDSLRGSSPEHTSNSGGEISEGMCGWRGCGMRFPNVTRLSAHIARVHAHAHRDGLFYCSWKDCLRPQRGFNARYKMLVHVRTHTNERPHTCNQCQKSFSRAENLKIHLRSHSGEKPYVCPYEGCGKAYSNSSDRFKHTRTHTVDKPYCCKIPGCSKRYTDPSSLRKHVKTYKHFTNESNNPRRESSDERQSSDSVSPLRENTMYHQSTSPQSLSYSPPAKPTPILSFNSVPTYSGSALGAPLSYIPVIDHTPHVRPLDHVYPARVPSLEHVYPDIVPSIEHVFPIRVPTQEMSYLEYSQIYDHGYRNNHTSSLNHPILRPTINEKPFPDDQDIFNKTFKKPGKYDNFEDVPLNLICAKRLECKPIEDLVRQKDLPIDLSTKS; translated from the exons atgcTAGTTTTTCCTCAAATGAGACCGCAGATTTGCGATGAAAGATGTAGGGTAACAAAATGGATACAAGCGGAAAGATTCGCCCCGTATTTTGCAAGAACAAATGTTTTACCGCAACTTCCACTACAG GATGAAGATAAAGATTCTTTAAGAGGATCTTCCCCAGAGCACACGAGCAATTCTGGGGGAGAGATTAGTGAGGGCATGTGTGGATGGAGAGGGTGCGGCATGAGGTTCCCAAATGTTACCCGCCTGTCTGCGCACATAGCCCGAGTCCACGCGCACGCACATAGAGACGGACTCTTTTACTGTTCTTGGAAAGACTGCCTCAGACCTCAAAGAGGCTTTAATGCAAG GTACAAAATGCTCGTGCACGTAAGGACCCATACCAATGAACGTCCACACACGTGCAATCAATGTCAAAAAAGTTTCTCTAGAGCAGAAAACTTGAAGATACATCTACGATCACACTCGGGAGAGAAACCATACGTCTGTCCTTATgag gGATGCGGCAAAGCCTACTCAAACTCAAGTGACCGCTTCAAACACACTCGTACACATACAGTTGATAAGCCCTACTGCTGTAAAATTCCTGGCTGCAGCAAGCGGTACACAGACCCGTCCAGCCTAAGAAAACACGTCAAAACCTACAAACATTTTACCAATGAAAGTAATAATCCGAGACGCGAATCGTCCGATGAACGCCAAAGCTCCGACAGTGTTTCTCCTTTACGAGAAAATACGATGTATCATCAATCCACGTCACCACAATCTTTATCGTATAGTCCTCCTGCTAAACCAACACCCATCTTATCTTTTAATTCCGTCCCAACCTACTCAGGATCAGCTTTGGGCGCTCCTTTGAGCTATATTCCCGTAATAGACCACACCCCACACGTTAGACCACTAGATCACGTATACCCTGCCAGAGTTCCCTCACTAGAACACGTATACCCTGACATAGTCCCCTCAATAGAACACGTATTCCCTATCAGAGTCCCGACACAAGAAATGTCCTACTTAGAATATTCCCAAATTTACGATCATGGCTACAGAAATAATCATACAAGTAGCCTAAACCACCCAATATTAAGACCAACGATAAATGAAAAACCATTTCCAGACGATCAggatatatttaacaaaacatttaaaaagccTGGGAAATACGACAATTTCGAGGATGTACCCCTTAATTTAATATGTGCCAAACGACTGGAATGCAAACCAATTGAAGATCTAGTCAGACAAAAAGACTTACCCATAGATTTAAGCACTAAgagttga